GGCTCGCACGAGAGCAGCACCGAGCAGGGCAGCGCGGTGCGCGACCAGAACGGCAACATCGTGCGCGGCGGCCCCAGCTACGGCTTCGCCAACGGCCGCTTCTACGGCCGCGGCGGCGGCCCCGCCTACGAGGGCGGGACCTCCTACTCCAAGGGCGACTACAAGTACGACGAGAAGCCGATCATCAAGATGATGAGCACCTCCGGCCTGCAGAACGATTCCTCGCTGCAGGCCCGGGCCAGCCTGGCAGGCCAGGTCGAGGTGAACTTCAAGAGCGACTACCTGCCCCTGGAGAAGATGGCCAACCCCGAGGCGATCGCCGCGATCCAGATGAACGCCCAGCCGGGCATGGTCAGGAACCTGGCCGCGCGCCCGCTGCCCAACGCGGCCGGCGCCGCGCCGGCCACCGGCAGCGGCACTGCGCCGGCGGCCACCACGCCCGCGCCCGCACCCGCCGCCTGACGCCCGCCGCCGCTCCCGGAGCCCGCCATGCCTGCCGCCCTCGCCAACCGTGCCTCGCCCGCCAACGCGCCCGCCTGGCTGGACGACGAGACCCTGGCCGTGGTGCGGCCGCAGGTGCGCCAGCTGCTGCAGTCCTCCGAAGGCTTCCGCGCGCTGCCGGCGGCACAGCAGCAGGAGATCGCGCGCACCATGGTGCGGGTAGCCTCGTACATGGCCAACCCGCAGGGCCTGGCCAGGCAGGAGCTCACCCCGGGCCAGGGCGTGCTGGCCAAGGACGGCAACGACGCCACGTCCGCGCCGGCGCGCGCGCTTTCCGGCGAGGTCGACCAAGCCAAGCGCAAGGCCTCGGAGAAGATCGGCACCTTCGCCGGCAGCGACTTCGAGGCCGGCTCGGTCAAGCAGGGCGCCGGCAACTTCAAGGCGTTCGTCGGCGCGGTGGACTTCCCCCAGTTCGTCGGCGGCCTGATCCAGAACGTGTTCCAGGCCATCGTCGATGCCTCGATCCAGCAGATGGAGGCCTATGCGGACCTGCTCAAGGCGGTGGCGCAGACCGTGGACCAGTTCGCCGCCGACAACATCAGCATGAACAACGCGCGCGACTGGCTGGTGCAGCGCTTCCCCGAGGACCTGGAGCTGGGCGAGTCGGAGGAGGGCGGCGAGCCGCGCGTGCGTGCGCGCGAGAAGTCCGACGGCGAGGCCAGCGCGCTGGGCCCCAGCCGCGAGCTGCAGATGGCCCAGCCGGTGGACGACCTGTCCGACGAGGAACAGGAGGCGCGCCTGGTCACCGCCGCGCGCATGCAGATGGCGCGCAGCCGCCAGCAGATGCTGGCCTCGATGGTGATGCTGGGCATCAACCGCATCGTGGTCACCGACGGCCTGATCAACGCCAAGGTGGTGTTCAACTTCCGCGCCAGCGACGACGCCAGGCGCGAGGCCAAGGCCTCGCTGTACGACCGCGACACCAGCTACAACCGCAACACCACCGTGGCCGGCGCGCACTTCGGCTGGGGCGGCGCCGCCACCGCCAACACCAACGTGCAGACCCACATGACCACGGTGCAGTCCTCGGTGGACGAGAACTCCGCCTCCAGCCAGGAGATGAAGGCCAAGCTCACCGGCGAGGTGCGGGTGAACTTCAAGTCCGACTACTTCCCGATGGAGAAGCTGGCCTCGCCGGGCATGATCGCCAGCATCCAGGGCAACGCCACCCCGTTCGACCCGAACGTCCGGCCCGAACAGCGCGGCAGCGGCACCGCGGCCCGCACCGAGACCGCGGCCTGAGCACCGCCATGCGCCTTGCCGCTCCGCCCCTCCCGATACGGGTACCGCCAGCGCGACGCGACGCCGCCCTGCTGCTGGCCCTGGAGCTTGCGCTGGCGACCGTGCAGGCGCCGGCCTATGCGCGGGCCGTGGCGGGCATCGACTTCGACCTGCCCGACGCCGCGCCGGCGCCGGAGGACCGTACCCGCCTGGAAGCGGCCGCGCCGCTGTACTTCGCCAGCGCTCTGGAGCGCGCCGGCCTGCTGCCCACCGCCGAGCTGGTCGCCGGCCTGTTCGCCAGCGGCACCATCACCCAGCCGCTGGGCCCGGCCGAGCGCCTGCTGCACGATTTCTGGCGCCGCCGCCGAGAGCGCCTGTCGGCCGGCGAGCGCGAGGCGGTGTACGCGCGCGTGGTCTGCGATCCGCAGTTCGAGCCGATGATGCGCGCCCTGTGCGAGGCGATCGGCGCCCAGGCCGGGCCGCTGCCGCCCGGCGCCAGCGGCCTGCGCGAGCAGGTCGCGCTGGCCACCCATGCGCAGGCCATGGCCGCCTTCCTCGCCCAGCGGGTGGACCCGATGGCGGTGATGGCCGCGCGCGAGATCGTCGGCGACATCAACGCCGCCCTGGCCTTCATGCGCGACCGCCGGCTGCAGGCCGCGTTCGCGGTCAACGACCTGTGGCGACTGGTCGAGCTGGCCGGCAGCAAGGCCGGAATCCCCACCGGCAGCGCGCTGCAGCATGTCGAGCGCGGCCGCAGCGGCCAGGGCGTGCTGCTGTGGCTGGCCGCGCATCCGGGCGGAGCGGCGCTGGCGCTGGATCCGGCCGCGCCGCAGGACGTGGAGGTGATGGTGGCCGCGCAGCGCTGGCTGGCCTCGGTGCCGGCCGGCGCGCCGCGTGCGCCGCTGTATCCGCAGCCGGCCCTGCCGCTGGTGGCCTGACATGGCCGCCCTGGGCGTCGCGCCGCGTTCCGCGCATCCGGCGCAGGCGCCGGTGGAGCCGCCGCCGCCCTGGATCCGGATGGCGGTGCGCGACGTGCTGGAACGCTCGCCCGGTTTCCGCGACATGCCGCCCGGCCAGCGCCGCGCCCTGGCCCAGGCCATGGTCAGGGTCTCCACCCTGGCCGCCGAGCTGATCGCCGAGGAAGGCCAGGCCGAAGGCGAGATCGAGCGTCGCGCACCGGCGCGGCCCGCGCCGCCGCTGGCCACCGCGCAGTCGGCGCAGCCGCAGTTCGGCGAGGCCGCCAGGCGCATCGCCGGCACCACCCGCGAGGTGCTCAACGCGGTGTCCTTCCCGCGCTTCGTCACCGACCTGATCAACGGCGTGTTCAAGGCCATGCTTGACGCCAACTCGCAGCAGATGCACCAGTACGTGCAGCTGCTCAACGCGGTGTCGGCCTCGGCCGAGGGCTTCGAGCGCACCCAGTTCGGCCTGCACCAGGTGCGGCAATGGGTGGCCGACCACTTCCCCGAGTCGATCGAGTACGACGCCCCCGACCCGGAGGACATGCCCGGCCCGGACAAGCCGATGGACGCCGACGAACTGGCCGACCTGCAGGAGGAGCTGGCCAATATCAAGCTGCGCCTGCGCGGCGGCGGCATGCCGGCCGAGGAGGAGATCCGCGCCACCCTCGGCATCCCGCCGGAGGAAGCGGTATCGGCCAGCAACCCCGAGCAGCTGGTGCCGCTGGCGCGCCGCTACCTGGCCCGCCAGCGCCAGCAGCAGCTGGCGACCATGGTGATGCTGGGCATGCAGCGCATCGTGATCGACAGCGGCCGGATCAATGCCTCGATGCGTTTCCACATCGACACCCGCAGCGCCGCCAGCCAGGACACCGGCAGCGAGTTCGGCTTCATGAACCGGGTCAAGGGCTCGGGCAGCTTCGGCGCCGGTCCCTGGGGCGTCAGCGCCGAGGCCGAGAACACCATCAGCTACGTCTCCACCGAGCGCAACCAGCGCACCGAGGAGATCAACACCGACCTGGAGCTCAACTCTTCGGTCGAGCTCAACTTCCATACCGACTACCTGCCGCTCAACCAGATGGCCGCACAGGCCCAGGCCGACCGCATCCGCAACAACACCATCAATCCCGCCGCCGATATCCCCGATCCATCCGCGGCCCGCGCCGCGCGCCTGCAGGCCCAGCACGATTCCGAACGCGACCGCCGCTCTGGCCTCAACAGCGCCGCGGACAGCCTGCGCAGGTCGCTGCCCTCGCCGCCGCCGCCGGCGCCGCCCGCTCCGTCGGCCAGGACGCCAGCGCCGGGGGCGGGGGCGGACGCGGCGGGTGGTGGCGCAGGCATCGGCGGAGGCACGACCGGTGCGCGTGGCGCCGGAAGCGGAGGCGCAGGGAGTGCCGGGGGTGCGGCCGCGGGGGGTGGTTCGGGCAGCGGTGGCGGAGCCTCGGGTGGCGCTGCAGGAGCGGGCAGTTCCGGCGGTTCCGGTGGGGCCGCCGGCACAGGCGCTGGTGGCGCCGCAGGCAGTGGGGCGGGTGCCGGTGCAGGTGGAAGCGGAGGCGCAGCCGGCGCGGGAACTGCGAGCGGGGCAGGTGGTGCATCCGGCGGCGCGCGCGCGGGCGCCGGAGCGGGTTCCGGCGGCGCTGCAGGTGCGGGTAGCGCCACCGGCGGTGCGGCAGGCGCAGGTGGAGCTGCCGGATCAGGCGGGACAGGCAGCGGTGGGGCCGCGGGTGGGACGGCTGGCGCCGGTGGTTCCGCCGGGACAGGTGGCGCTGGGGGCACAGCCGGCGCGGGCGCTGGAGCAGGTGGCGGTGGTGGCGGCACCGGAGCAGGCGCCGGTATCGGCGCGGCCATCGGCGACGCGCTGCGGAACCTGTTCTGAAGGCCGGGGGCAGGCCGGCCTTGTCCCGGGCTTCCGAGGCCGCTCCAAGGCGCGGCTTGACCCAGGCGCCCGGCGTTTGCAAGAAAGCGTAAGCATTGACACCAGGGGCCCGGTCTTATGTCGCGGATTCGACTTGGCGTGACCAATATCTACATCAAGAGCTGCTTTGCGCTCCTGGCGGTTGCCCTGGCCTGCGCGACGCTGCTGTTCGCGCTGTGGCCAGTCGCCGATCCGGCCCGGGTCCTGCTGCCCCGGGGGATAAGGATCGGCCTCCTCGGCGGGGTGATCCTGTACGCCATCGGCAGGATTGCCCAGGTGGTGCGGGGCGCGCGCAGGCCTGAGCCTTCATCCGGGCCGGCACCGCCCCGCGGCCGGGATGCACCTTGCCAAGCTGGCGTTTGAGACTGCGGCGCCGCAGGAGGAAAGTGCAGCCTGGCCCCGGTTTTCTGGAGGTTCGCCATGGATTCCGACCTGGACGGCATGGGCCGCGAGCAGCTGGTCGCGGACGTGGTGCGGCTGCGCAACGCGATCCGCGCCCACCGCGACTGCTCCGGTCACGACCTGTGCTGGCACCACCCGCAGTTATGGAGCCTGTTGCCGGAGCAGTCCGCCGCCCAGCCGGTGGTGCCGGACTGGCCCGCCTTCCTACGCGGCTGCATCCGCTACCGGCAGTCGCTCGACGAACAGTTGCCGGATACGCCGCGCTCGGGCGAGGAGTACTAGCCGGCGAAAAAACGGGGGGTCGAAAACCGGGGTCAGAGTGCATTTTTCTCCCCGCGGCAGCAGTCGGCGGTCTGTCAGTCGGTGAAAAATGCACTCTGACCCCGGTTTTCGGTTGGCGATTGAGGTTGCCGCCTTGCCGCAATTAATGCTGCAGGTTGCGATCCGCGCCGGCCGGCGCAGGTTTACCCGCTTACAACCGCGGCGGCCCGCTTGCGACGACCCGCACCTCGAACACCCGCGGCGTGCGCTTGCCACCATGGGCAATGAACTCCACCCGCGCCCCTGCCCCGCGTAGCGCGGGCAGGGCCTCCGGCGGCAGCGCGATCTCCTCCACCACCAGGTCGTCCTTGCCCTTGCCGTCGAGGACGATGCTGCCCAGCTTGCGGCCATCGACCAGCACGTCCATGCCGGCCTGCCATTCGCCACCGAAGACGGTCAACTGCAGGACCAGCGGCGTGCCGTCGGCGACGGAGCGACGCGCGCGGAGCAGGTACGAGAAGCGGTCGCCGGCATCGCGCCAGGGGCGGCCGAGCATGCTGCCGGTATTGCTGTCGCGGCCCTGGTAGGCGTGGTCGACCTCGGGCTGCTGTTCGCCGGGCTGGACCTGGTCGAGCGTGCGGGCCTCGAGCGCCTGGCGTTCGCGTTCGGCGGCTTCGATGGCGGCCACCACGGCGGGGTATTCTGCCGGCGTGGTGGTGCGCCAGTAGCTCATGTAGCGGGCGTCGTGGATGCGGTGCAGCGGCTCCAGGCGCAGCCCGCGGAACGAGGTCGGCCGCAGCAGCGCATCGGCCTCAAACACCAGGCTCTCGCCCGGCACCGGGCGGATAGCGGCTGCCAGCGCATCGCGCTCGCCGACCAGCATCGGCGCCTGGTCCAGCGGCAGGTAGGGGCCGGGCGCGATATGGCTGCCGCGGCCGTCATCGGCGACCAGGCCTTCGATGTCCTCCTCGCCGCTGCGCGCGGCCAGCATCAGCGGGCCGTGCATCACCGCCACCCAGTCCGAGCCGTCGGGCAGGGACTCGATGCGGGTGGACATGGGCAGCTCGACCTCGATGCGGTCGCCGTCCTGCCATTGCCGTTCGATCCGCGCGTACGACGAAGGGCTGGATTCGACCGGCCAGCGCCTGCCGTTGAGCTTGACCCGCAGCGGGCCGGCCAGCCAGTGCGGATGGCGCAGCTCCAGCGCGAACACCTGCGGCCTCGGCGTCGCCACTTCCAGCACGCTGCGCGGCTCCTCGGGGAAGCGCGTGCGCTGGCGCAGCACCAGGCCGCGCTCGCGCCAGTGCAGCTCCGAGTCCAGGTAAAGGTTCACCCGCAGCGAAGATTCGTCGTGCGTGTAGGCGAATGCGCCATGGCGGCCGTGGTTCTCCATGCCGCTGCCGACGCAGCACCAGAAGCATTCCTGCGGCTGCGAGTACACGCGGTAGTGCCGCGGCCGGATCGGGGTGAAGTACACCAGCCCGCCGTGGTCTGGATGCTGGGTGGAGAGGATGTGGTTGAACAGCGCCCGCTCGTAGAAATCGGCATGCCGCGGGTCCGGACGCAGCCGTTCCAGCAGCAGGGTCAGGCGCAGCATGTTGTAGCTGTTGCAGGTCTCCGGGCCCTCGCGCGAGGCGATCATGCCGCTGAAATCGTCGGCCGGGTTGAAGTGTTCGCGGGTGCTGTTGCCGCCGAAGGCGATGCTCCGGTGCAGCGCAACGCGCTCCCAGAAGAACTGCGCCGCCTCGATCCACTCAACATCGCCATCGAGCTCGCCGATACGCGCGAAGCCGATCACCTTCGGGATCTGGGTATTGGCATGCAGGCCGTCGAGCCTGTCCTCGCGCCGCAACAGAGGATCGAGGATGGCGCGGTGCGAGAACCGCCGCGCCAGCGCCAGGTAGCGGCGATCGCCGGTGATGGCGTACACGTCGGCCAGCACCTCGTTCATGCCGCCGTGCTCGGTATCGAGCACCCGCTGCAGCTGGGTATCGTCGAGGTTGGCCACCAGGGCGCCGGCCCAGTCGGCGAAGCGCACCAGCACGTCGCGTGCCTGGGCATTGCCGGCCAGCAGCCAGGCATCGCGCAGGCCGGCGTAGGTCTTGTGCAGGTTGTAGAACGGCACCCACGCGCCTTCCAGCGAGAACGACTCGGCCTGGAAATCGCCGCTGGCGATCCGGTTCCACAGCACGCGCCCGTTGGGCACGCCGCCGACATAGCCATCACCGTTGGCGGCCTGGACCTGGGACAGCGCCGCGACCATGTAGTCCAGCCGGCGGCGCATCCCGGCGCTGCCCTGCGCGGCCTGCTGCGCCAGTGCCGACAGGTAGTGCCCGGCGGTGTGGCCATCCAGGCCCATCGATTCCCAGTTCGGGTACTTCGGCGCGGGCGAGGGTAGGCCGGCCTCGATCCGGAACGGCGCAAGCAGGCGGTCCGGATCCAGCGCGGCCAGGTAACGCAGGTTGAGCGCGCTCGAGCGGGCAAACGCGCCGTCGCCGAGGCGCACGTCCTCCAGCGGAAAGGCCTGCAGTGGACCGCGCCGGTCGCCAAGCGGCGGTGACAGGCCCAGCGCGGGCAGTGCCGGCAGCAGGGCGGTGGCGCCGAGCGCGGCGACGAAGCCGCGGCGGCTCATTCGCAGCCCGCTCATGTCAAGGGTTTCCGGATAAAAAGGACCCCGCCGCACGGGAGGGCTGCCGAGACAGCGGCGGCGGCGGGGCCAGCAAGGGACGGTCGGGTAGGGCGGCCCCGCATGATGCTCAGTGCGAGTCGCGGCCGACCGTATCGCCGCTGCCGCCCACCAGGAAGTCCAGGTCCGCACCCAGGTGCGCCTGCTGCACGTGGTCCACGTAGACCTTGGCCCAGCCACGGGTCGGGGCCGGCGGCGGCGTCCACTCGGCGCGGCGGCGCGCCAGCTCGGCCTCGTCCACGTCCAGGTGCAGGCGGCGCGCCTCCACGTCCAGTTCGATGAAGTCGCCCTCGCGCACCAGCGCAAGCGGACCACCGGCGGCGGCCTCGGGCGAGACGTGCAGCACCACGGTGCCGTAGGCGGTGCCACTCATGCGCGCGTCGGAGATGCGCACGATGTCGGTGATGCCACGCCGTAGCAGCTTGGGCGGCAGCGGCATGTTGCCGACCTCGGCCATGCCCGGGTATCCGCGCGGGCCGCAGTTCTTCAGCACCATCACGCAGGTCTCGTCGATGTCCAGCGCCTCGTCGTCGATGCGCGCCTTCATCTCCTCGATGCTCTCGAACACCACGGCGCGGCCGCGATGCTTCAGCAGGTGCGGCGAGGCGGCCGATGGCTTGACCACCGCGCCGTCCGGGGCGAGGTTGCCGCGCAGCACGGCGATGCCGGCCTCGGCGCGCAGCGGCTGGTGCACCGGGCGTATCACCTCGCGGTTCCAGCACGGCGCATCGGCGATGTTCTCGCCAATGGTGCGGCCGTTGACGGTCAGCGCATCCAGGTCCAGGTGGTCGGCGATCTCGCGCATCACCGCCGGCAGGCCGCCGGCGTAGTAGAAGTCCTCCATCAGGTACTCGCCCGATGGCTTGAGGTTGACCAAGCAGGGCAGGCGCGAGCCGATCTCGTCCCAGTCATCGAGCGTGAGCTGAACGCCCAGGCGGCCGGCAATGGCCAGCAGATGGATCACCGCGTTGGTCGAACCGCCGATCGCGGCGTTGGCGCGGATCGCGTTGGCGAAGGCCTTGCGCGTTAGCACCTTGGACATGCGCAGGTCCTCGCGCACCATCTCCACGATGCGGCGGCCGGACAGGTGGGCCAGGCGGAAGCGGCGCGAGTCCACGGCCGGGATCGCCGCGTTCTCCGGCAGCGACATGCCCAGCGCCTCCACCATCGAGGCCATGGTCGATGCCGTGCCCATGGTCATGCAGCTGCCCTTGGAGCGCTGCATGCAGGCCTCGGCCTCGGTGAACTCCTCCTGCGAAAGGGTGCCGGCGCGGACCATCTCCGACATCTCGATCACCCCGGTGCCCGAGCCGACCGGCTTGCCGCGCCAGTTGCCCGACAGCGAGGGGCCGCCGGACACGCCGATGGTCGGCAGGTCCACGCTGGCCGCGCCCATCAGCAGGGAAGGAGTGGTCTTGTCGCAGCCCATCAGCAGCACCACGCCGTCGATCGGGTTGGCGCGGATCGATTCCTCCACGTCCATCGAGGCGAGGTTGCGGAACAGCATCGCGGTGGGCCGCACCTGGGTTTCGCCCAGCGACATCACCGGGAACTCCAGCGGGAAGCCGCCGGCCTCGTACACGCCGCGCTTGACGTGCTCGGCCAGCTCGCGGAAGGAGCTGTTGCAGGGCGTCAGTTCCGACCAGGTGTTGCAGATGCCGATCACCGGGCGGCCGTCGAACATGTCGTGCGGCAGGCCCAGGCCCTTGAGCCAGCTGCGGTAGTAGAAGCCCTGCTTGCCCTCGCGGCCGAACCACTGGCGGCTGCGCAAGGGGCGGTTGCTGGAATCGCTCATGTGCTCGGGATCCCTGCCCGGAAGGGGTGCGGCGGAGGCGGCCGGGCGGGGTGCCCGGTGCACGCGCATGGTGCGGCAAGCATGCTACCGGCCTGCGCCATGCCGGAAAAATAACAATGGGCAGCGGATTGATACGCGTATTGCAATGCGAAACTAGGTCGACGGACGGCGTCGTCGGGCGCCAGGCG
This genomic interval from Pseudoxanthomonas suwonensis 11-1 contains the following:
- a CDS encoding glycoside hydrolase family 127 protein is translated as MSGLRMSRRGFVAALGATALLPALPALGLSPPLGDRRGPLQAFPLEDVRLGDGAFARSSALNLRYLAALDPDRLLAPFRIEAGLPSPAPKYPNWESMGLDGHTAGHYLSALAQQAAQGSAGMRRRLDYMVAALSQVQAANGDGYVGGVPNGRVLWNRIASGDFQAESFSLEGAWVPFYNLHKTYAGLRDAWLLAGNAQARDVLVRFADWAGALVANLDDTQLQRVLDTEHGGMNEVLADVYAITGDRRYLALARRFSHRAILDPLLRREDRLDGLHANTQIPKVIGFARIGELDGDVEWIEAAQFFWERVALHRSIAFGGNSTREHFNPADDFSGMIASREGPETCNSYNMLRLTLLLERLRPDPRHADFYERALFNHILSTQHPDHGGLVYFTPIRPRHYRVYSQPQECFWCCVGSGMENHGRHGAFAYTHDESSLRVNLYLDSELHWRERGLVLRQRTRFPEEPRSVLEVATPRPQVFALELRHPHWLAGPLRVKLNGRRWPVESSPSSYARIERQWQDGDRIEVELPMSTRIESLPDGSDWVAVMHGPLMLAARSGEEDIEGLVADDGRGSHIAPGPYLPLDQAPMLVGERDALAAAIRPVPGESLVFEADALLRPTSFRGLRLEPLHRIHDARYMSYWRTTTPAEYPAVVAAIEAAERERQALEARTLDQVQPGEQQPEVDHAYQGRDSNTGSMLGRPWRDAGDRFSYLLRARRSVADGTPLVLQLTVFGGEWQAGMDVLVDGRKLGSIVLDGKGKDDLVVEEIALPPEALPALRGAGARVEFIAHGGKRTPRVFEVRVVASGPPRL
- a CDS encoding IlvD/Edd family dehydratase, which produces MSDSSNRPLRSRQWFGREGKQGFYYRSWLKGLGLPHDMFDGRPVIGICNTWSELTPCNSSFRELAEHVKRGVYEAGGFPLEFPVMSLGETQVRPTAMLFRNLASMDVEESIRANPIDGVVLLMGCDKTTPSLLMGAASVDLPTIGVSGGPSLSGNWRGKPVGSGTGVIEMSEMVRAGTLSQEEFTEAEACMQRSKGSCMTMGTASTMASMVEALGMSLPENAAIPAVDSRRFRLAHLSGRRIVEMVREDLRMSKVLTRKAFANAIRANAAIGGSTNAVIHLLAIAGRLGVQLTLDDWDEIGSRLPCLVNLKPSGEYLMEDFYYAGGLPAVMREIADHLDLDALTVNGRTIGENIADAPCWNREVIRPVHQPLRAEAGIAVLRGNLAPDGAVVKPSAASPHLLKHRGRAVVFESIEEMKARIDDEALDIDETCVMVLKNCGPRGYPGMAEVGNMPLPPKLLRRGITDIVRISDARMSGTAYGTVVLHVSPEAAAGGPLALVREGDFIELDVEARRLHLDVDEAELARRRAEWTPPPAPTRGWAKVYVDHVQQAHLGADLDFLVGGSGDTVGRDSH